Part of the Pseudomonas abietaniphila genome is shown below.
CGAAATAGATGTCGATGCCGCTGGGACAGGCCTCGCTCAACTGCTCGGCAAAATGCTCGCTCTTGTGATCGATACAGGCGTCAAAGCCCAGCTCGTCCATCACGTAGCGACATTTGTCGATACCACCCGCGATCCCGACCACGCGCAGACCGTGCAGCTTGGCGACTTGCCCGACCACCGAGCCAACCGCGCCGGACGCCGCAGCGACCACCAGGGTTTCGCCGGCCTTGGGCTGGCCGATGTTCATCAAGCCCATGTAACCGGTGATGCCCGGCATGCCGAGCACGCCCACGGCCATCGACGGGCTCGGCAGGTCTTTGGGCACCTGCATCAGGTTCTTGCCATCGGAAATACTGTGGGTCTGCCAGCCGGTTTGCCCGACCACCAGATCGCCTTCCTTGAACGCCGGGTTGCGCGATTGCTCGACCACGCTGACTGCCCCGCCCTCCATAACGGCGTCGATTTCCACGGGCGGCGCGTAGGACGGCGCGTCACTCATGCGACCGCGCATGTACGGGTCGAGGGAAAGATACAGCGTGCGCAGTTGAACCTGGCCGTCCTTCAGGTCAGGCAATGCCTCGCGCTCAAGCCGAAAATTCTCCGGCGTTGGCGAACCTTGGGGTCGGGAGGCCAGGACGACACGCTGGTTGAGGATCAATTCTTGCGACATCGGAGCGGTTCCTTTATCGATGAGTGACAGGCTGTAGAAAGCAGACCGTGTCGTACAGAAGGGGTTCGGTTGGATGTGGCGGGTAGTATGAAACGCGTAATGAACGCAGAAAACACCCCAGGCGTCGAAAGGGGTAACCCGTAGCAGCGAGGCTTGACGACAAAGGCATCCATGAAATCGACTCAGCCATCACAGATCAGACGCTTGACTAATGTGGGAGCGAATTCATTCGCGAAAAAGTGGTTCAGGTGACAGGAATGTGTCGAGGCGGCTGGCCAATCGCGAATAAATGCGCTCCCACAGGGCTTGCGCCGCCCGGCGAGTATCCGTCGGTCGTCCAGAAACGCTTACAAAAATGCCAGGCACTTGGCCTGGCATTTGGGTGCAGCAAACCCGCTCGATCAGAACGGCAGCTTCATGCCTGGCGGCAGTTGCATGCCAGCGGTCATGCTGGCGGTTTTTTCCTGGCTGGCCGCTTCGATCTTGCGCACGGCGTCGTTGACGGCGGCGGCGATCAGGTCTTCAAGGATTTCCTTGTCTTCCTGCATCAGGCTGTCGTCCAGGCTGACGCGCTTGACGTCGTGACGACCGGTCATCACCACGCTCACCAGGCCAGCGCCCGATTGGCCGGTCACTTCGGCATTGGCCAGTTCTTCCTGCATCTTGGCCATTTTTTCCTGCATCTGCTGGGCCTGCTTCATCAGGCCAGCCATGCCACCTTTCATCATGGGAATTCTCCTCGAAAGTCGATGGGGTCGTTGCGCGGCGCTAAATCAGCTTAGCGCCTTGTGGTCATTAAGGGGTCTGTACAGCGGGAGCATCCACGGGGGCAATCGTATCCTCACGGATCCTGGCGCCAAACTGTTCGAGCATTTGCTGGATGAACGGATCGGCGTGAATCGACGCCTCGGCCTGACGCTGGCGATCGGCACGCCGCCGCGCCGCCGCCTGAGCCGGGGTTTCCTGCTCGGGCTTGATCAGCTCGATACTCAGATTGAGGGTGCGTTCATGGTATTGGTTCAGCGCATCGTTCAGTCGGCGCTGCTGCGTGGAGTTGAAAAGCGCGCTGTGGGCCGGGTCCAGGTGCAGCAACCAGTTGTCGCCGTCTACCGAAATCAAGGTGCAGTTGGCGGCAATACTGCCGGTCATGCCGGAAATCGGCAGTTTCGGGAACAGGTCGAGCCAGTCGGCGGCAAGGCCGGTCGCAGGCTTCGCAGCTGGCAACAATTCAGGCTCTTTCTCCACCGCCTCGGCCGTGTCGTGGGCCAGGTCGTCGAGATAGGCGAACGACGCCGGGTCGATGTCCACGTCCGGCTCGTAATAATCGTCGTCGGGTGGCGGTTCGTCGTCACGCTCCATGGGCGCAGGCACATACGGCACGGCGTCAGGCACATGCTCAAGCATCGCCGGGGTGACGACCTCGGCGGCCGCCTGAATGTGTTCCTGTGATTCGACTTCCGGCGCATCCGGCACCGGGCTCGCAGGCGCGGGCGTCGGCATGGGCGTCAACTCGGGCTGCTCGGCCACGGTGTCGAGAACG
Proteins encoded:
- a CDS encoding NADP-dependent oxidoreductase, encoding MSQELILNQRVVLASRPQGSPTPENFRLEREALPDLKDGQVQLRTLYLSLDPYMRGRMSDAPSYAPPVEIDAVMEGGAVSVVEQSRNPAFKEGDLVVGQTGWQTHSISDGKNLMQVPKDLPSPSMAVGVLGMPGITGYMGLMNIGQPKAGETLVVAAASGAVGSVVGQVAKLHGLRVVGIAGGIDKCRYVMDELGFDACIDHKSEHFAEQLSEACPSGIDIYFELVGGKVFEAVLPLLNQHARIPLCGLIAQYNAQRLPDGPNYLPLLMRTLLTKRAKIQGFIVYEEYYHRLEEFMQAMVPLVKDGKVKFREDVVDGLEHAPDAFIGMLEGKNFGKLVVKVS
- a CDS encoding YbaB/EbfC family nucleoid-associated protein; amino-acid sequence: MMKGGMAGLMKQAQQMQEKMAKMQEELANAEVTGQSGAGLVSVVMTGRHDVKRVSLDDSLMQEDKEILEDLIAAAVNDAVRKIEAASQEKTASMTAGMQLPPGMKLPF